ACCCAGACTGCtcgctacagtcccggcctaccaagctaacgggtgacaaatgtcatattttagacgcttgtagggcgtctggtactctagtcagtatggttatgagtatcccgggttaccttataattcattggcctttaggtaacggtatttcaccggcaatttacactatATGCTGGTAACTTATTTTCAGATtcgcactgttttgaccttacaagacgtatctttcatttgatactgtctgcggtctgtattcactgtttcagaccttaccagctgtacctttcatttggtaccttctggggtctgtgcctccatttgttagactgaaccaggcatgtcgttcgttcgatagtatcctggagtctatgattccttgccttagtcagcagtcctcactgctgaggcatatgttattccctgatgtcgtttgctttcctcaataatcaaattcagtattttgataatgatagcaattagggaaaatgactttttaccacataacactgaccagtcttggtagaaggctgctttattaaagaaaatataggattttctggaaagaactctaatacttatgaactcaccagcatttgtaaaaatgctgatactcgcttttcaaataacttgtattctcaagtcagaaattagacaggtacatcccaggagctgttgatgaagatagcttagtacctcGCTGTACTTATTACATttgtctgtattactttgatgtattgtaatgtaaccatgtaaaactattactattaatgcaatgttttgttgtacttgatttactataatgcatgtgttgtgatacttgacatgacgtcatccaccccagaacatttctgccgttccggttttggggtgtgacaaccctCCTCGTCCAAGTGAACAGTATGAGGTTGTTTGCACTCCTCAAATCCAAAGGGAAGCTCACCTCACAAAATAGACAAAGGATCATCCAGTCAATCAAATCATAGGTGATCTAGATCCTAGAGTAGTAACTCGTTCAACAACCAAGAATGAATGTCTATATGCAAGCTTTCTATCCATGATAGAGCCTAAAGGAATCAAAGAGGCTCTACAAGATGCAGATTGGGTAAATGCAATGCAATAAGAGTTAGCTGAATTAGAACACAACAACGTGTGGGACTTAGTGCCATCACCAGAAGGAGTATCAGTTTTTGGTTCAAGATGGGTATACAGGAACAAAAGTGATGAAGATGGAATCATCATTAGGAACAAAGCCAGACTGGTTGTCAAAGGCTACTCGCAACAAGAAGGCAtagactatgatgaaacatttacACCTGTTGCAAGAATAGAAACAATTAGGATTTTCTTGGCATTTGCTGCACACACGAATTttaaggtctaccaaatggatgtgcaCTGCACATTCTTGAACAGAGAAATTGATAGGGATGTCTATGTTCAACAACCTCCCGGATTCGAAGATCCAAAGTTCCCGAACCATtgctacaagcttcaaaaggctgtctatggattgaagcaagccccaagagcatggtatggaaCATTCACCAAGTTCTTAGAAGATTCCAAGTTTCAAAGAGGTTCAATTGATCCCACTCTATTTAGGAAAATCCACAACAACCATCTGATCTTCATACAAATCTACGTCGACGACATCATATTCGGTTCAACCAGCAAGGACCTTAGTGATGAGTTTGCTGAGTTGATGAAATGAAATTTTAGAATGAGTATAATGGGTGTGCTCAACTACTTTCTAGGTCTACAAGTTCGTCAATCTCCTAAGGGAATCTTCATTGGTCAAGAGAAGTACATCAAAAATCTGTTGAAGAGATACGCCATGGAGAATGCATCAACTGCAAAGACACCAATGTCTACTTTCTACAAGCTTGATTCAGACCTTGATGGAAAATCTATAGAACAAAAGCACTACAGAGGAATGATTGGCTCATTACTCTACCGTACAGCTAGTCGACCAAACATCATGTTTTCAACATGTTTGTGTGCACACTTTCAAGCCAATCCAAAGGAATCACACCTCATAGAAGTCAAAAGAATTTTCAAATATCTGAAACGAACTGCTTTTATGGGTCTATTCTATCCTGCTAAAGGCAACTTCTATCTTCAAACCTTTATTGAATCAGATTATGGAGGATGCAAGTTCGACAGAAAGAGCACCACTGGTAGCTGTCAATTCTTAGGAGGCAGATTGGTCAGCTGGACCTCAAAGAAGCAAACCTGTGTTTCAACCTCtactgctgaagctgaatatgttgctgcttCTAGCTGTTGTTCTCAAGTGCTCTGAATGCAAACACAACTGAGAGATTATGGATTCAGAATGCAACAGATCCCAATCTATTGTGACTCTAAGAGTGCAATTGCAATCTCTCACAATCCAGTCAACCACTCAAtgaccaagcacattgatatcagGTATCACTTCCTTAAAGATGATATTCAAAAAGGTCATATTGAGCTTCATTGTGTTCCTACAGAAGAAGAGACTGCAGATGTGTTCACGAAAGCTCTGGATGAATCCAAGTTCTTACATTTTCTAGGACGACTTGGCATGCTTAATCCAGATTCTCTAGGCATTTAAATTTTTTTCTTTCTCACTTATTTTAAGAAAACtccaaaaaataatttatttataatttattgtatttttcctTTACTTTTCCATAAAAGAAAAACCCCAAAaagattttacttttttttttactttacataagagaaaactacaaaaatattttattttatgctagcgttccacaggactgtctagaaagagtctatggtcgttatccatactccgctgaataactagatcaacaacaacaacatcgagacctctcatctgtttatcacacatcaactatctacccatgttctacccaacgtattagtagataaaaatatatatttttatacatagtttaaaacctgtatagcattctcattaaatacatattccaatcaacagatgagacacatacaaatagcatgtatttcatagagaataaatcatatctacgagatagaagaaagtgaatatacattcacatatataacaacaaaatatacacataacacgtattttgtataaaatacttcataattatgcgttagaagaaggtaactacacactcacttgatcataagatgatcggacagcactacggcgctaagagtagtattcttcggtgaaactgggtTCACTTCACTCACTGGGATTCTtacggacagagcttcggctcggaaactcttttcttcgcgGGATCTTCAAgattcaggacttgcttcgggtctcgggatgataccggggcttcgggggtaattctttgcacgtaaatcgaggtaatatgagtGAGAGGATAGAatttgagcaaccaaactcggctggcccttcaaatctatttatagggcaaaatttgtCTTTGCCATGTCGTGGTACggtttaccacgtcgtggtggctggTTCGTCACTGCATGTGTCATTGCAAGTGGGTCTGATAGACTCCAGAGCtcctgccacgtcgtggtggctgACAATTTTGGGGTTTCACGCTCCGTACTTCAAAaactcataactttcgcatacgaactccgttttcgacgttctttttatagacgcgtaggtgagaatatgctctacgactctcgtttagactccattgactaattttgattttatttgtagtatattataaatatattacttttatattatttttagtaggccaggacaggaaaactccgttataaattcataacttcttcatctgacgtccgttgtcgcctatctttttatcgtttcactactattaatgagattttcgattctcgtttagattgtttcggctaaaaatcactcgatctcaaatcgaggattcgggctagatactgctaagtcgaaacttcaaaaaaatcataacttcctggtacgaagtcagatttgggcattcttttcatgcatgctcttggtttaacgaactctacgacttttgtttagattactaggGCTAAATACGCGCTATCTTAATttcgtattttacgtcattcaacgtcgtgccggttctgtcgcgaaacttcgacaggtcataacttcttcgttataattcggatttcggcattatttatatattcggaaacctcgtttcaactactacaacattattcatagatatcggctttatctaacatttcattttgacgcttattttcattcttaattaaattaagacacacaattaagcacaaaacacataatactcaaataatacacttctattatttcaaaacgggttacaaaggttaacctagactattatatcaacattaatgacaagcccaaaaACACAGGTGTTaaagaaaagttccaagcaggagactgtagcttaTTCAAGGTACGAATCAGAATACACAGCAGCGagcaaagcgtcaaaggaggcaatatggttgaagaacctCATCGGAGACCACGGAATTGtgtcagccataaaggagcctgtggagattttctgcgataacgaAGGtttggttgccttaaccaaggaaccaagggatcatgacaAATCCAAGCATATTGACAGGAAACATCATTtgattagacatcgggtagaagatggactcctcgtagtaaagagggtatcattagaGGATAACCCaccagatccccttacgaagggattgagtagggttaagcactttcagcatgctaggagcattaggctaaaggacgatattagtttttgtGATTAGATAGGCATAGAAACTTGTAAtacataaattgtaattgacattttgatgattgaataaaggagtattatatataagtaatgttactgtcttatgtcatTAATTTACTATTGTTTGactttgcgtgttttgacttcctaaataataagattatttaaaatatccacagtcgttcatactttagaagtaggtatgaaagaagactatcataaattggtttgtagattctctaagtgtttagacatagcaaaggttcgttgcaacgttcatgagtgctcttgaaatatgatttgagtattggcTTAAACttgcgctcacttgaatcacttcatggaatttatcacgagtgattgtgagacgataatatcatatagcctttaaacctagatatatggtttattgtttgcgagttggttgtgcattgataatgcgtaaatgcttcag
This region of Lactuca sativa cultivar Salinas unplaced genomic scaffold, Lsat_Salinas_v11 Lsat_1_v11_unplaced_65, whole genome shotgun sequence genomic DNA includes:
- the LOC111910627 gene encoding uncharacterized mitochondrial protein AtMg00810-like, which produces MGVLNYFLGLQVRQSPKGIFIGQEKYIKNLLKRYAMENASTAKTPMSTFYKLDSDLDGKSIEQKHYRGMIGSLLYRTASRPNIMFSTCLCAHFQANPKESHLIEVKRIFKYLKRTAFMGLFYPAKGNFYLQTFIESDYGGCKFDRKSTTGSCQFLGGRLVSWTSKKQTCVSTSTAEAEYVAASSCCSQVL